The following DNA comes from Schistocerca piceifrons isolate TAMUIC-IGC-003096 chromosome 3, iqSchPice1.1, whole genome shotgun sequence.
GTATCAAAATTtctacagtggatcctgatactAGCCCGGACATacaagaagatttaataaaatattttttttatttacgtcctAAAATTTACATTTGCCTGCAGAAATATTTTTCCATCATGCATTTGACGGATGATGGATGCAATATAGGTTCTAATGGCAAACAGATATTTTTCCTGTAGTATAATTACAATTAAACAATTTTCGGAtcttttcctttgcttgtactgtgaagccttgcttctggtcaaatttcatgattctaagtcaacgggaaGTAACACCATAgactgagtgagtgagtgtgcgattatcgaaatatgtgacatgaatggccgtagcttttgattgcattgacatagACTCTTAAATTATTGACACCGCCAAGAaactatagaccttagtatgtgacataaatttcaacttgatacatcaacgcattcctgagaaaaatgggtttTAACAGACGGTTAGACAGAGAGTCAGATAACAAGCGatagaaaatatttttcatgtgaaataactacatataaataattttcgattttttttcctttacttgccaAATTTCGTGTCTAGGTGAAGGGAATGTAGAGTATAGATTTTAATGAGGGTGCccgccttagtggccgagcggttctacgcgcttcagtctggaaccgcgcgaccgttacggtcgcaggttcgaatcctgcctcgggcatggatgtgtgtgatgtccttaggttagttaggcttaagtagttctaagttctagaggactgatgacctcccctgttaagtcccatagtgctcagagccatttgaaccatttgaattttttatgaGTGTTTTTGCGGGTGGCGTAATATAAGACATGAATGACAGTATCCTCTGATTGCGTAGACTTAGGGGAttaaatgttttacaccaccaaggggctACAGACTTTAGTATGTGATATATATTTGAAGTTTATTTGCctgtccgttcctgagaaaaaaggacaCTTAACATATAGACAGACTAGCAGACTCACGGATAAATAAAATGAGTAAAAAATTTCctcgtgtgatacaattacaaattaacaattttcagattttttcctttagtttcaagttgaaaccttgcttcttgccaaattttatgattctaggtcaaagggaagtatcctataggttttgatgagtgagtttgcgagtgtcaaaatatgtgacgcgAATTGcattatcttttgattgcattaacgTAGAAGCTTTAATCTTTTACACCGTCAAggcaccgtagaccttagtatttgacataaattataGCTTAATACCTCTacacgttcctgaggaaaagggtagGTCGCACGGACAGACAGACGGGccgacggacaacaaagcgatcataCAAGAGCTCAGAGTTTGTTGACTGAGGTTCGGAGCCATAAAACGAAAACGAGCGGCAAGCGCGCTTTCACTTTTTCATGCTATTTTTTTCCTTGTGGAATGCAAATGTAGGAGTGTTGCACTCACTTGCACCAGCTCACTTTCATCCATTTCGCGGCCACAGTGTGGCTCTGTAAACATTTGTGACTCGGAAGAATTAGCGCAAACATAGCCGGGCAACAGTGGCTGCCATTCATGCGTCCGAAACTCGTGTGGCCGAAGTATTGTCGAACTACATTGCCAACCTACATTGTCGACTACGGCCGGTTTTTATGGCCTGTGTAAACGAACCTTTGCAGTGGAACCTGAGCGTcagttcctgttgttgttgtggtcttcagtctaggtgatgaggctctccatgctactctatcctgtgcaagcttcttcatctcccagtacctaatgcaacccacatccttctgaatctgcttagtgtattcatctcttggtctccctctacgatttttaccgtccacgctgccctccagtactaaattggtgatatcttgatgccttagaacatgtcctaccaaccgatcccttcttctagtcaagttgtgccacaaactccccttctccccaattctattcaataccttctcattagttatgtaatctacccatctaatcttcagcattcttctgtagcaccacatttcgaaagtttctattctcttcttgtctaaaactatttatcgtccatgtttcacttccatacatggctacactccatacaaatactttcagaaactacttcctgacacttaaatctatactcgatgttaacaaatttctcttcatcagaaacactttccttcccatagccagtctacattttatatcctctctacttcgaccatcatcagttatcttgctccccaaatagcaaaactcctttactactttaagtgtctcatttcctaatctaactccctcagcatcacccgatttaattcgaatacattccattatcctcgttttgcttttgttgatgtccatcttataccttcctttcaagacactgtccattccgttcaactgctcttccaggtccctcgctgtctctgacaattacaaggtcatcggcaaacctcaaagtttttatttcttctccatggattttaatacctactccgaatttttcttttgtttcctttactgcttgctcaatatacagattgaataagattggggacagcctacaaatctgtctcactcccttctcaaccactgtttcccgttcatgcccctctaaacttataactgccatctggtttctgtacaaactgtaaatagcctttcgcgccctgtattttacccttgccaccttcagaatttgaaagcgagtattccattgtcaaacgctttctctaagtctacaaatgctagaaacgtaggtttgcctttccataaactatcttctaagataagtcgtagggtcagtattgcctcgcatgttccaacatttctagggaatacaaagtgatcttccccgacgtcagcttctaccagtttttccattcgtctgtaaagatttcgtgttagcattttgcagccctgacttattaaactgatagttcggtaattttcacacctgtcgacacctgctttctttgggattggcattattgtacactactgcccattaaaattgctacaacgcgaagatgacgtgctacagacgcgaaatttaagcgacaggaagaagatgctgtgatatgcaaatgattagcttttcagagcattcacacaaggttggcgccggtggcgacacctacaacgtgctgacatgaggaaagtttccaaccgatttctcatacacgaacagcagttgaccggcgttgcgtggtgaaacgttgttgtgatgcctcgtgtaaggaggagaaatgcgtaccaacacgtttccgacattgataaaggtcggattgtagcctatcgcggttgcggtttatcgtattgcgacattgctgctcacgttggtcgagatccaatgactgttagcagaatatgaaatctgtgggttcaggagggtaatacggaacgccgtgctggatcccaacggccacgtatcactagcagtcgagatgacagacctcttatccgcatggctgtaacggatcgtgcagccacgtctcgatccctgagtcaacagatggggacatttgcaagacaacaaccatctgcacgaacagttcgacgacgttgggagcagcatggactatcagctcggagagcatggctgcggttacccttgacgctgcatcacagacgggagggCCTGCGATGTTATACTCaatgacgaacgtgggtgcacgaatggcaaaacgtcgttttttcggatgaatccaggttctgtttacagcatcatgatggtcgcatccgtgtttggcgacatcgcggtgaacggacattggaagcattcgccatcgccatactggcgtatcacccggcgtgatggtatggggtgccattggtacaaTTTGAATAGtgaacgttatatttcagatgtgttgcgacccgtggctctacccctcattcgatccatgcgaaaccctaaatttcaacaggataatgcacgaccgcatgttgcaggtccctttctggatacagaaaatgttccactgctgccctggcgagtacattctccagatctcttaccaattgaaaacgtcttgtcaaaggtggccgagcaactggctcgttacaatacgccagtctctactcttgatgaactgtggtatcgtgctgaagctgcatgggtaactgtacctgtacacgctgtacctgtttgactcaatacccaggcgtatcaaggccgttattacggccaaaggtggtttttctgggtaccgatttctcaggatctttgcacccaaattgggtgaaaatgtaatcacatgtcagttctagtataatatatttgtccaatgaatacccgtttatcatctacatttcttcttggtgtagcaattttagtggccagtagtgtattcttcttgaagtctgtcagTCCCTCACGTTTCGATATTTTCAGAAAGCTCTTATCTTTCACGACGACAAATACGAGGAGAGCGCGAGCCCTGTCTTAAATTCCGGTGGGTTGCGTTAGTAACTTGGGAAGAGCGGGTGGACCTACTTGACGCTATATTCTCCTGATGATAATCTAGACAGCGTGCGACAATGACGCACGACACTGCAACAGAGGCGCAGTGCGGTATCGCCGCTAGCAGGCAGTATACGGGCGCCGGTTATCGCCACGCGCCGTTAATGAGGAAACGTGCCGTTTGCAGGCGGCGAATACGAGGAGCACACACGCGCCCGCGGCGGCCGGCTGGAGGGGGAGTCCTTTTACCTGCGGCTCAGCTGTCGGCCGGAGCAGAGCTCCGCTGCGCCCCGAGGAGGCGGCCCAGGTCATTGACAGCACTCGCCTCACTGCTCAGGAATCCGTGCGGtcccccactcccccaccccagaGGGAAGCAGGTACCGCTACAGCCGGCTCCGGCCCAACCCGCCCTCGCCGGCAGTCGTCGCTGACGAGCAGACGCTGGCGCACCACCTCCGAGCGATGTCGCAAACGACGCACTGAAGGCGGAGAAAAACTATCGTGACTTCTAACGAGAGAGACTTCAGAGTGAAATGGGCGGGCTGTGGCGACTCGTGCTGTGTTTACTGTCCTCCGCGCTGCTGGCGGCATCGGAGGAGGAGAACCCCTtcgtggagatggcgaagactttTTTGAAAGAGCAGATGCAAGGCCAGGGGGGCAGCTCCGGCGCCGGCGGAGCTCTGGGCGCCGTCGGCGCCATGATGCAGAGTTTCATGCAGGGCGGGGGCGGTCGACAGCTGGGAGACCTGCTCAAGGACTCGGACTTCGTGGCCACAGTGGGCTCGGCCCTGGCCGGCGCCGCGGGAAAAGAGGCCTACGGTGACAGCACCAACTCGGGCGTCATAGACCCGCAGCTCATCGCCGACCTGGTCGGCGCGTTCACGTCCGGCCACAGCGACGAGAACAACAATGACGTGAAGCAAGGCCGCGACCTCCGAGACGAACGGAGGCCGCAGCAGCAGGGGCAAGTGGACTGGAGCAGCATGCTGGACCTCGCCCTCAGCTTGGCCGGAGgtactcagcaggaccagccacgAGGCGGAGGCAACCCCCTGCAGGGGCTGCTCGGTCTCTTGCCGGCCCTCATGCAGGCCGCCAGCAGTGGCGAAGCGCCGAGGGCCGAGGGAGCCGGCCTCAGCGAGGCCAGACCCTCTCTGTTCGCCCCCGTGCTGGCAGCGTTCCGCGATTACTGGGAGCACTTCATGAGCTCCGAACTGGGCCAGACACTGTGGAAGACCAGTGGCCTGGAGGCCACGTACAGGCTGTTCACCGACAAAGACGGAAATCTCGATACAGAACGCATATACAGGTCTTTGGAGAACGCCAGCTTCCGGAAGCGGTGGGTGCGCAGTCTGGCGACCTACGTCTCTGAGTGGATCGCTCACGTTTCAGATCCTTCTACGCAAAAAAGGTCAGTTACTTTCTTTGTGAAATTTTACTTGGCTAAATCGTGAATCTCAGTCAAGTACAAAACTGTTTTATTATAATGTCTAGATCATTAAACTTTATTTATACAACATGTCCCGAGAGGAacagtcagtattcagggatacaaTAGAAatggtcattcgaagcaaaacagtctagtaaacatagtttctaaaaaatggttcaaatggctctgagcgctatgggacgtaacagctgtggtcatcagtcccctagaacttagaactacttaaacctaactaacctaaggacatcacacacatccatgcccgaggcaggattcgaacctgcgaccgtagcagccgcgtggttccggactgcgcacctagaaccgcgagaccaccgcggccggcgcatagtTTCTAAAATACTTACCTTAAGAACTACGTTAGTTAAGATCTGGTACCATGAAATAAAGCTCTTTGCTATCCATACTTTGAGAAGTGGTACgatggaccacaacaagaacaaaagTTCAGCCAGCATGGGCTCTAAAGTGAATactttaagaaatggttcaaatggctctgagcactatgggacttaacatctgaggtcatcagtcccctagaacttagaactacttaaacctaactaacctaaggacatcacacacatccatcccagaggcaggattcgaacctgcaaccgtagcggtcgcacggttgcacactgtagcacctagaaccgctcagccactccggccagcatactttaagagctatgaccattttttcagtagaagagatgtgttccacagtagtgAAGATTAACAAGTGCTCGTGGTTCTTAAGATACACGCTTTAAAGCTcacatttactggacatttttcttgttttcgtccttactactacctctcaaagtatcaaaagcaaagagcttgcagtggaaaagATTTGATTTGCAGTACTGGCACTGTAGATGGAAAGTtccatacctcttaaggtatgcattttagagcctgtatttactagacttttctgcTTCAAATGACCTTTCCTGttatattcctgaatactgaccattcctcctggggcaccctgtataaAGCAGTCAGTTCCAATCAAACTTCACATTCTACTTCAGAGACAAAGAGAACAGGTCAGTGTGTTAAACTACCCTACATAGAATAAAATACACACAACATACCAATCAGTCATTAGGACAATCCATGAAACCACAAATTGTGACATCTGTGCAGTATTAAGTACACCAACTGCTCAGTTAGTGAGCTACTGGAGTAATGACTATTGGTATGCTCTATATATTTTATTCGATATAGTACCGACATTTTAACACCCTGACCTTCCTAATTTTTCATTTTGTCTGTTATCATTTGGTCTGAAGATGATGGGAAAGTGCTGTTGAAACACATCACCTTTGGTAAAGAAACTGTAGCGATCTAGACATCACAATTAAAAGTTTTATGAGTTATTGTTTCTCAAGAAGCATTTGATCCCATTGAAAAGTCAGCACAATGTATAGACTTTCATTTCATATAAGGAGCATGTAAGGAATAGatataaaaaagtaagtaaactgtttattatttaaaaagtaattgcCATGACTGTTAATACATGGATTCCACTGTCAGATAGGACACTTAATTGCCTACTGAATCATGATGGTGCCTGGGTGTCttcctcttcatccaaagcaaattgATGACCATgaaagtctttcttcagggctccaaaaatatggaaatcacatggggagagatcaggattgtACAGAGGATGCTTAAGGGCTTTGCAGTGAAACTTCTCCAGtgcagtcaaaacaaccttggcagcacgtggacgagcattatcctccaACAGAATGATGCCATCGGTCAATATGCTGGGGCATTtggactatgctgcagaagttttccTGGAAAGACCTTATACATCCTCCAAATAGTCCCAATATCTCCCCCTGTGATTgcatatttttagagccctgacAAAAAACATtcttggccatcgatttgcttcggatgaagaggtcaACAATTGAATGTTTCTGCAAGCAACAGCaaaaaatttttccatgaagggtTTGACcttcttgtctcatagtgggataaatttattaacagttatggtgattacttttgaaataataaacagtttacttacttttttccatcagtcttgttTTTGTGTGACTGCTCCCTGCACAACAACTTTACTACTGAAGTTGATTGAGGGCAATGGCAAGGCAGACTCGCATTTGGGAGCAGTGGGGCTCAAATCCCTGCCTGGATAGTCAGGTACAGATTTCTACAATATTTTAAATCACTTAACACAAATGGGAGAACAGTTCCTTTGAAATTAGTGTGCCTGATGTACTGGGCATTTCTTGTTCCATTTCTAGAGTCCTCATTTTTGACAGGGTATTAAACCCTAATTTCTCTTCCTTTGTTACTAAAATCAAGACAGCAATGAGATACTGTTGATAATTtacacaaattattaaaattagCAGTTGCAAAACTGAATTGTTTATCCAAAGATAGCAGGAGACATTTTATACTTTGTGAACAACATTTTATTGGCGAGTCTGGGACATAGGGTCATATCAGCAGTTTTGTGATGCTGTGATTGTGGAGTGATGTTGGTGTGCAGCATTCTGTGAACTGCTTAAATTCAGTTTTATCCATGTTTTTCATCTGCTGCAATATTTAACTTAATGACATCAGACATCAGTCTTTCCACAATGTCATAGAATTTTCTCTATCATCAATATTCACAAAAACTTTGGGTACCTAAATTGGCAATAAGTTGCTGAAAGAATAAATGTCTGAAGATCAACAAAAAAGGGAAGGAAacatataaattttataaaatgaaatgtgtGCCTTTGTCTACAAAAATCTACCAGATTTGAAACCTGTCATTTCATAGCTATGTTAAAACAGCTCGGGTATGTAATACCTGTTggcaaaactgcaattttactttaATTCATCAGCTGGCCAATGGCAAGCTCATCAGTGAAGGGCTTAAATCAGGATGTTTCACATTGGAACTGGAacacattttctcaaaaatatgaGTCTAGTGGGCATATCTGTACAGTTTGCTACTGATTATTAGTAGGAATCTTGTGGGTCAACATGAATTATAGAAATATATACAATTAGTGCAAATAATTTAAGTGACTTGTGTTGGTTATTGACAATAACTAAAAATGCCAGCAGTGCAAAACTATATCCCATAAAAATGCTAATGGTTGCCTGCATGTTTCTACAATACATCCAAATTATATAAACCCAAAAAGCAACATTAAAGTTATGTTACTGTGTGGGAGACAGACAAGCCTGTAGTCATTATTGTTCCAATTGATGTTAGACCTTTGCTCAGATTTACACCTGTGTCTCTCACTCAGTTTTATACAACTGCATTATCTGAGCATGCTGTGTAGTTTGAATTCCATTGTGTAGTTAGATCTTCTTGTGTCATACGATACAGACCACGGGTGTTATGTATGCAATACCAGCACATGTTGTAAAATAGAACAAATGGAGGGAGAAATatgatcaaggcaatcaggtaaacACAGTACTTCTTAACTTCAACATTTATTAATGAAAGTGCAACTAGATGAGATACCAAATGAAATTTGTAAGTGGACTGGGGATTCCTTGGTAGCGAGAACACATgttgttaccttggatggagagtcattgacagatataTAAGTAACTGACTCAGGTAAGTTTTTTGGTGCCCTTgttgctcatgttgtatattaatgaccttacagact
Coding sequences within:
- the LOC124789391 gene encoding uncharacterized protein LOC124789391; amino-acid sequence: MGGLWRLVLCLLSSALLAASEEENPFVEMAKTFLKEQMQGQGGSSGAGGALGAVGAMMQSFMQGGGGRQLGDLLKDSDFVATVGSALAGAAGKEAYGDSTNSGVIDPQLIADLVGAFTSGHSDENNNDVKQGRDLRDERRPQQQGQVDWSSMLDLALSLAGGTQQDQPRGGGNPLQGLLGLLPALMQAASSGEAPRAEGAGLSEARPSLFAPVLAAFRDYWEHFMSSELGQTLWKTSGLEATYRLFTDKDGNLDTERIYRSLENASFRKRWVRSLATYVSEWIAHVSDPSTQKRYLTTAQFMGNGFLKAQGYPKSVMFDPARPSESLTRIVNAVFKKQFGLKIDSATYIKPAVAYLQEVFKLGQAKGLSLSHLSPKEIEDKLTDTISGHIIEPAMRVWRAYWYATRHPQCEEYVICTVNQRDTATEGGLKPGVTKLSSMVAIWILSSNNGSSFWKLYSAAVEGHDCAIQYPANCGTFHEEDIKATTEYIHSEL